The Papaver somniferum cultivar HN1 chromosome 3, ASM357369v1, whole genome shotgun sequence genome includes a region encoding these proteins:
- the LOC113358401 gene encoding WD repeat-containing protein 91-like, with product MENMQYAEELIRQFLVFRGFTNTLQTFETELSTDIAKGFQVDKILELIFSVYVPKFQIEKLVCLLSFFKQCFSTSTETVLVSTLSKLEASVLRYYVVHAIKSGKRDKVIDFFGAYGNDLLQRSQDWGPWFAIPYLKNPSLEPQFRIYFSKEWFDALQLSLRNFLSEIFNDTRIPGLLKISADNNTVKHLKRDNKQLNLKLSQLQALLEEKEARIYQLKSNSSTAEVNMLQKNNPTYSESGAAGECATQSNYLSSRVMSESSTSRSTSSRDDKKEPEFQDLDSAERAKRSENLTQSGSEIDSSCLHELPTRDENGAEMQRQEDFPEVKAEFQETFLGHTSPISRCRFSASGNNIASASVDGTVRIWTYDSSSPTTRNATIYCGSEIMSLDWECKSDRLLLIGTADGGIKAWNVDAKRVVCDLSTSASFPSVLDLKCSPVEPIFVSAAASRGHGSSNLDRMGFASLTVWNMKTWKAMSVLPLGEDPPAITSLCFNHNGKILAASATDGMIHMFDMAAGLQITGWPAHDTAISSVLFGPDETSIFSLGSDGKIFEWSLQNHGQILWSRDNSRFFNQESTKICRHETALDAHGRRLIVTSDSVRSPIYQVQGHMSGFRTLPHTAAVTTVDWHPTLPIYLTGSADHSVRVTSIL from the exons ATGGAGAACATGCAATATGCAGAGGAACTCATAAGGCAGTTTTTGGTTTTCAGAGGGTTTACAAATACTCTTCAAACTTTCGAAACAGAGTTATCCACTGATATTGCTAAAGGGTTTCAGGTTGATAAGATATTGGAATTAATATTTTCTGTGTATGTACCCAAATTCCAGATTGAAAAATTAGTTTGTCTATTAAGTTTTTTCAAGCAGTGCTTTTCTACTTCCACCGAGACGGTACTTGTATCCACGCTTTCAAAGTTGGAGGCTTCAGTTCTACGATATTACGTTGTTCATGCTATTAAATCAGGGAAAAGGGACAAAGTTATAGACTTTTTTGGAGCATATGGTAACGATTTGCTGCAAAGAAGCCAGGATTGGGGTCCATGGTTTG CTATTCCATATCTGAAGAATCCAAGTTTGGAACCTCAGTTTCGCATTTACTTCTCGAAAGAGTGGTTTGACGCTTTGCAACTCTCATTGAGGAATTTTCTGAGTGAGATATTCAATGATACTC GTATTCCTGGTCTGTTAAAGATCAGTGCTGACAATAATACAGTTAAACATCTCAAGAGAGACAATAAGCAGTTAAATCTCAAGTTATCGCAACTCCAAGCTTTATTGGAAGAAAAGGAAGCTCGAATATACCAGTTAAAGAG TAATTCATCTACAGCAGAAGTAAACATGCTTCAGAAGAACAATCCCACATACAGTGAATCAGGGGCTGCGGGAGAATGTGCCACACAAAGTAATTATTTATCGTCAAGGGTCATGAGTGAGTCAAGTACATCACGTTCTACATCCTCTCGGGATGATAAAAAGGAACCAGAGTTTCAAGATCTGGATTCTGCTGAACGTGCAAAGAGATCAGAGAATTTGACCCAATCGGGATCAGAAATTGATTCAAGCTGTTTGCATGAGCTTCCTACTCGAGATG AGAATGGCGCGGAAATGCAGAGACAGGAAGACTTTCCAGAAGTAAAAGCAGAATTTCAG GAAACATTCTTAGGGCACACCAGTCCAATCAGCAGGTGCCGCTTTTCTGCATCTGGAAACAATATTGCAAGTGCTTCAGTGGATGGAACAGTCAG GATATGGACATATGACTCGTCATCCCCAACAACTCGAAATGCAACTATATATTGCGGTTCTGAGATCATGTCACTTGACTGGGAGTGCAAATCTGATCGCCTG CTTCTCATAGGTACAGCTGATGGGGGGATTAAAGCCTGGAATGTTGATGCAAAGAGAGTTGTCTGCGATCTCAGCACGTCAGCATCATTTCCTAG TGTCTTGGATTTGAAATGCAGCCCTGTGGAACCAATTTTTGTTTCTGCAGCCGCATCTAGAGG GCACGGCTCGAGTAATCTTGACAGGATGGGGTTTGCTTCACTTACTGTTTGGAACATGAAGACGTGGAAGGCAATG TCAGTCCTTCCTCTCGGCGAAGATCCACCAGCAATTACGTCTCTTTGTTTCAATCACAATGGGAAAATTTTAGCTGCTTCTGCAACTGATGGAATGATTCACATGTTTG ATATGGCTGCGGGTCTTCAAATTACAGGCTGGCCTGCCCATGACACTGCCATAAGCTCTGTTCTGTTCGGACCTGATGAAACAAGCATCTTCAGCCTAGGTtctgatggaaag ATATTTGAATGGAGCCTACAGAATCATGGACAGATTCTTTGGTCGAGAGACAATAGCAG GTTCTTCAATCAGGAGAGCACGAAGATCTGTAGGCATGAAACAGCATTGGATGCTCATGGTAGGAGACTGATAGTAACTTCTGATTCGGTCAGATCACCCATATACCAG GTTCAAGGTCACATGAGCGGTTTTAGAACGCTTCCCCATACTGCAGCTGTAACAACTGTAGACTGGCATCCAACCTTACCCATTTACTTGACTGGTTCAGCTGATCATTCAGTTCGAGTCACGTCGATACTTTAA